In Pseudomonas sp. Leaf58, one DNA window encodes the following:
- the hldE gene encoding bifunctional D-glycero-beta-D-manno-heptose-7-phosphate kinase/D-glycero-beta-D-manno-heptose 1-phosphate adenylyltransferase HldE, giving the protein MKLSMPRFDQAPVLVVGDVMLDRYWHGGTSRISPEAPVPVVKVDQIEDRPGGAANVALNIAALGAPASLIGVTGQDEAADSLANSLQAAGVRSVFQRIAHQPTIVKLRVMSRHQQLLRIDFEEPFATDPLSLGAEVDSLLEGVKVLVLSDYGKGALKNHQCLIQAARAKGIPVLADPKGKDFSIYRGASLITPNLSEFETIVGRCADEAELVAKGLQLLQDLDLGALLVTRGEHGMTLLRVGQPALHLPARAREVFDVTGAGDTVISTLAAAIAAGEDLPHAVALANLAAGIVVGKLGTAAISAPELRRAIQREEGSERGVLGLEQLLLAIDDARAHKEKIVFTNGCFDILHAGHVTYLEQARAQGDRLIVAVNDDASVSRLKGPGRPINSVDRRMAVLAGLGAVDWVISFPEGTPENLLSQVKPDVLVKGGDYGIDQVVGADIVKAYGGTVKVLGLVENSSTTAIVEKIRKN; this is encoded by the coding sequence ATGAAGTTGTCCATGCCGCGTTTCGATCAAGCCCCGGTACTGGTGGTCGGCGATGTCATGCTCGACCGCTACTGGCATGGCGGTACCTCGCGTATCTCGCCTGAAGCGCCAGTGCCGGTGGTCAAGGTCGATCAGATCGAGGATCGCCCCGGCGGCGCGGCCAACGTTGCCTTGAACATCGCCGCCCTGGGCGCACCGGCTTCGCTGATCGGCGTTACAGGCCAGGACGAAGCCGCCGATAGCCTGGCCAACAGCCTGCAGGCGGCAGGTGTGCGTTCGGTGTTCCAGCGCATCGCGCACCAGCCGACCATCGTCAAGCTGCGGGTCATGAGCCGTCACCAGCAGTTGCTGCGCATCGATTTCGAAGAGCCATTCGCCACCGACCCGCTGTCGCTGGGTGCCGAGGTCGACAGCCTGCTCGAGGGCGTCAAGGTGCTGGTCCTGTCCGACTATGGCAAGGGCGCACTGAAAAACCACCAATGCCTTATCCAGGCGGCGCGGGCCAAGGGTATTCCGGTGCTGGCCGACCCCAAGGGCAAGGACTTTTCCATCTACCGCGGGGCGAGCCTGATCACCCCCAACCTCAGCGAGTTCGAAACCATCGTTGGCCGTTGCGCCGATGAGGCCGAGCTGGTCGCCAAGGGCTTGCAGCTACTGCAGGACCTGGATCTGGGCGCTTTGCTGGTGACCCGTGGTGAGCATGGCATGACCTTACTGCGTGTTGGCCAGCCTGCGCTGCACTTGCCAGCACGGGCCCGTGAAGTGTTCGATGTGACCGGTGCTGGCGATACCGTCATTTCCACCCTGGCGGCGGCCATCGCTGCCGGCGAGGACCTGCCCCACGCGGTGGCGCTGGCCAACTTGGCGGCGGGCATCGTGGTTGGCAAGCTGGGTACCGCTGCGATCAGCGCCCCCGAGCTGCGCCGGGCGATTCAGCGTGAGGAAGGCTCCGAGCGCGGTGTGCTGGGCCTGGAGCAATTGCTGCTGGCCATCGATGATGCGCGGGCGCACAAAGAGAAGATTGTCTTCACCAACGGCTGTTTCGACATCCTGCATGCCGGGCATGTCACCTACCTGGAGCAGGCGCGGGCCCAGGGTGATCGGCTGATCGTCGCGGTCAACGACGATGCCTCGGTCAGCCGCCTGAAGGGGCCGGGTCGGCCGATCAACAGCGTCGACCGGCGCATGGCCGTGTTGGCTGGTTTGGGGGCGGTGGACTGGGTGATCAGCTTCCCTGAGGGCACGCCGGAAAACCTGCTGAGCCAGGTCAAGCCGGACGTGCTGGTCAAGGGCGGCGACTACGGCATCGATCAGGTGGTGGGCGCCGATATCGTCAAGGCCTACGGCGGTACCGTGAAGGTGCTGGGGCTGGTCGAGAACAGTTCGACCACGGCAATTGTCGAGAAGATTCGCAAGAACTGA
- a CDS encoding O-antigen ligase yields the protein MFYQKSWAQAWLSVGLVWFLAAVALAPSNKLYQQGLVLFLWLPTLVLLWSARQVMAQAWRRQPALWLSVLLLLGWSVLSLTWSSSEAPGREVKRLLYILVFLMAFPLLAQMGLARARCLLQVGSGLLGVAALVSIVLFYGVQGQPLLARLAGIGEISHPILGAYVIGAAALLLLYDLPARRPLQLGWLLLLACLGAFVVLSQSRGAVLALVFTVVLAPLWFRDRHSQLFALLAAVATSLAVYGMYDVIAQRGSSFRPEIFGTVLGMIGEHPWLGLGMGSAYVVPAAGLQFEHSHNMFTHVALELGLPGMMLWVAVWLYTLGEIVRARSTRFGKILLGLWVYSTLAMQFDAASLTATPRAEWFISWLPVGLAMMLPWGRAENDACGKISGST from the coding sequence ATGTTCTATCAAAAAAGCTGGGCACAGGCCTGGTTAAGTGTGGGGCTGGTCTGGTTCCTGGCCGCGGTCGCTTTGGCACCCAGCAACAAGCTCTACCAGCAAGGGTTGGTGCTGTTCTTGTGGTTGCCAACGCTGGTGCTGCTGTGGTCGGCCCGGCAAGTAATGGCCCAGGCCTGGCGGCGTCAACCCGCGTTGTGGTTGAGTGTGCTGTTGTTGCTGGGCTGGAGTGTGCTTAGCCTGACGTGGTCGAGCAGCGAAGCGCCAGGGCGCGAAGTCAAGCGCCTGCTCTACATCCTGGTATTCCTGATGGCGTTTCCGTTGCTGGCGCAAATGGGCCTGGCCCGCGCTCGGTGCTTGTTGCAGGTGGGGAGCGGCCTACTCGGGGTGGCCGCGCTAGTGTCCATCGTGTTGTTCTACGGGGTGCAGGGGCAGCCCCTGCTGGCTCGCCTGGCGGGTATCGGTGAAATTTCGCACCCCATCCTGGGGGCGTATGTGATCGGTGCTGCCGCCCTGCTGCTGCTGTACGACCTGCCGGCCCGGCGCCCCTTGCAGCTGGGCTGGTTGCTGCTGCTGGCCTGCCTGGGCGCGTTCGTTGTGCTCAGCCAGAGCCGTGGCGCGGTGCTGGCGCTGGTGTTCACGGTGGTGCTTGCGCCGCTGTGGTTCCGTGACCGGCATAGCCAGCTGTTTGCACTGTTGGCGGCTGTTGCCACCAGCCTGGCGGTTTACGGGATGTACGACGTCATCGCGCAGCGCGGTTCATCTTTCCGCCCGGAAATTTTCGGCACGGTCCTCGGCATGATCGGCGAGCACCCCTGGCTGGGGCTGGGAATGGGCTCGGCCTACGTGGTGCCGGCAGCCGGCTTGCAGTTCGAGCACTCTCACAACATGTTTACCCACGTCGCCCTGGAACTGGGGTTGCCGGGGATGATGTTGTGGGTGGCCGTATGGCTGTACACCTTGGGTGAAATCGTGCGTGCGCGCAGTACACGGTTTGGCAAGATACTGCTCGGTTTGTGGGTGTACTCGACCCTGGCCATGCAGTTCGATGCCGCCAGCCTCACGGCCACGCCGCGTGCCGAGTGGTTCATCAGCTGGCTGCCGGTAGGCCTGGCCATGATGCTGCCATGGGGGCGTGCCGAAAATGACGCCTGTGGTAAAATTTCCGGTTCAACCTAA
- a CDS encoding glycosyltransferase family 2 protein, with the protein MRFSNESDVTLVVTSCGRFDLLKDTLESFDRYNTAPIREVFITEDSGDDAVHAAVPEHWKPHCKVFVNRPKLGQLPSIDLAYSHVKTPYIFHCEDDWHFYRQGFIEDSRAILDVSPHLLQVWLRSHAHDLAIHSPYIHLGDRQVIAGVPCYPLLSEKAEWQAFSLNPGLRRLSDYQRCAPFAAYAGEKALSRRYAELNLTAVTLEGDAVLHTGFGNHVTLPIEVKRKVKRRQRDRLKLALTLVAGALIGMGITIFVQ; encoded by the coding sequence CCAGTTGTGGGCGGTTCGATCTGCTCAAAGACACCCTTGAGAGTTTCGATCGCTACAACACCGCGCCCATTCGCGAAGTGTTCATCACCGAAGACTCCGGGGATGATGCCGTGCATGCCGCTGTGCCAGAGCACTGGAAGCCGCATTGCAAGGTGTTCGTCAACCGGCCGAAGCTCGGCCAGTTGCCGTCTATCGACCTGGCCTACAGCCACGTCAAGACGCCGTACATTTTCCATTGCGAGGACGACTGGCATTTCTATCGCCAGGGCTTCATCGAGGACTCCCGGGCTATTCTGGACGTCAGCCCCCACCTGTTGCAGGTGTGGCTGCGCAGCCATGCCCACGACCTGGCCATCCACAGCCCGTACATCCATCTCGGTGATCGCCAGGTGATCGCCGGTGTGCCTTGTTACCCGTTGCTTTCCGAAAAAGCCGAGTGGCAGGCGTTTTCGCTCAACCCCGGCCTGCGTCGTTTGAGCGATTATCAGCGCTGTGCGCCATTTGCCGCCTATGCTGGAGAAAAAGCGCTTTCCCGCCGTTACGCTGAGTTAAATCTGACAGCGGTCACCCTGGAGGGTGATGCAGTATTGCACACCGGTTTTGGTAATCACGTGACCTTGCCCATTGAAGTGAAGCGCAAGGTCAAACGTCGTCAACGTGATCGTTTGAAGCTGGCATTGACGCTGGTGGCGGGTGCCCTGATCGGCATGGGAATCACCATTTTTGTTCAATGA
- a CDS encoding glycosyltransferase, with translation MNIVNMMWAGGTPYMSIHKVHRQVLSQAGTDARISNWLLLGSGLCCGLGSTREWHMPSRALKGRHFWRLLRPWLRMRLRKALNEAQAEVVLLDGVGVARLVLPLLQQLPQVRAKVLFHGKTRLSASDIRLLRNFPAERLSIAAVSQTLAASLEHDLGRPVQTLRMALDPLAFAKPLLSREAARQALQLPQVNGVMLGAVGRLVESKGFEMLIEAFAKASARQPGLQLAIIGEGPLHTMLQQRIGALGLDGRVHLIGHRDDLQQLYRAFDWLLVPSRSEGLGLVLQEAVMADVPVVCSDLEVFREQLQDTGCYLPVADERAWAEAIERCTAIGAEAVAARQRQALAPEQAWLAFRNGSQSLLRS, from the coding sequence ATGAACATCGTCAATATGATGTGGGCGGGTGGAACGCCGTACATGTCCATCCACAAGGTGCATCGACAGGTGTTGTCGCAGGCAGGCACCGATGCTCGGATCAGTAACTGGTTGCTGCTAGGCAGCGGGCTTTGTTGTGGGCTCGGTTCGACCCGCGAGTGGCACATGCCTTCACGTGCCCTGAAAGGGCGACACTTCTGGCGGCTGTTGCGCCCGTGGTTGCGCATGCGCTTGCGCAAGGCACTGAACGAAGCTCAAGCTGAGGTTGTGCTGCTCGACGGTGTCGGCGTTGCGCGCTTGGTATTGCCGTTGTTGCAGCAACTGCCGCAGGTTCGCGCCAAGGTGCTGTTCCACGGCAAGACGCGCTTGAGTGCCAGTGATATCCGCTTGTTGCGCAATTTCCCCGCCGAGCGGCTAAGCATTGCCGCTGTTTCGCAGACGCTCGCCGCGTCGCTTGAGCATGACTTGGGCAGGCCGGTGCAGACCTTGCGCATGGCGCTGGACCCGCTGGCCTTCGCCAAGCCATTGTTGAGCCGGGAAGCGGCCAGGCAGGCCCTGCAGTTGCCACAAGTAAACGGGGTGATGCTAGGCGCGGTAGGGCGGTTGGTGGAAAGCAAAGGTTTCGAGATGCTGATCGAGGCGTTTGCCAAGGCCTCTGCGCGGCAACCGGGCCTGCAATTGGCAATCATTGGCGAAGGCCCCCTGCATACAATGCTGCAGCAACGTATCGGCGCGTTGGGCCTAGACGGGCGTGTTCACCTGATTGGCCACCGTGACGACCTGCAGCAGTTGTACCGGGCGTTCGATTGGCTGCTGGTGCCTTCGCGCTCCGAAGGCCTGGGGCTGGTGCTACAGGAAGCGGTGATGGCCGATGTGCCGGTGGTGTGCAGCGACCTGGAGGTGTTCCGCGAGCAGTTGCAGGACACGGGTTGTTACCTGCCCGTTGCCGATGAGCGTGCCTGGGCCGAGGCCATCGAGCGCTGCACGGCGATTGGCGCCGAAGCAGTGGCCGCCCGGCAACGCCAGGCACTGGCACCGGAGCAGGCCTGGCTGGCGTTTCGCAACGGCTCGCAAAGCTTGTTGCGCAGCTGA
- a CDS encoding toluene tolerance protein encodes MQCSRLTQVDFDQLTLGAQVLEADSHGAKVYLLKDGNFLKVFRRKRLISSALLRPYSQRFVDNAARLAQLGIPTLEVISQHKLDLPGRTAVLYRPLPGRTLLQMSRDAGFSWDTYLPQLIELIRQLHRRGVYFRSLHLGNVVVTPDQRLGLIDVADMRFLRPPLSARMIRRNVQHMVRYIERENLGDRFPLAAFEAALLAR; translated from the coding sequence ATGCAATGCTCCCGGCTCACCCAGGTCGACTTCGATCAGCTGACACTCGGCGCACAGGTGCTAGAGGCGGATAGCCATGGCGCCAAAGTCTACCTGCTCAAGGACGGTAATTTCCTTAAGGTTTTCCGTAGGAAGCGGTTGATTTCATCTGCACTGTTGCGCCCATATTCACAGCGCTTTGTCGACAACGCCGCGCGCCTGGCACAACTAGGCATCCCCACCCTCGAGGTGATTAGCCAGCACAAGCTCGACCTGCCAGGCCGCACCGCCGTGCTGTATCGCCCCCTGCCAGGGCGCACCCTGCTGCAGATGTCGCGCGATGCCGGTTTTAGCTGGGACACCTACCTGCCGCAGCTGATCGAGCTGATCCGCCAGTTGCACCGCCGCGGCGTGTACTTCCGCTCGTTGCACCTGGGTAATGTGGTGGTCACCCCCGACCAGCGCCTTGGCCTGATCGACGTGGCCGACATGCGTTTTCTGCGCCCGCCGCTATCGGCGCGCATGATTCGTCGTAATGTGCAGCACATGGTGCGCTATATCGAGCGGGAGAACTTGGGCGACCGGTTCCCCCTCGCCGCCTTCGAGGCAGCCCTGCTGGCGCGTTGA
- the msbA gene encoding lipid A export permease/ATP-binding protein MsbA — protein sequence MAETPRSAEHTSSLKIYFRLLSYVKPYVGIFLLSIIGFVIFASTQPMLAGILKYFVDGLSNPEAVLFPNVPYLRDLQLLQAVPLLIILIAAWQGLGSFLGNYFLAKVSLCLVHDLRVELFNKLLVLPNRYFDNHNSGHLISRITFNVTMVTGAATDAIKVVIREGLTVVFLFAYLLWMNWHLTLVMVAILPVIAVMVSVASKKFRKQSKKIQVAMGDVTHVASETIQGYRVVRSFGGEAYEQQRFGKASQSNTDKQLHMTKTGSLYTPMLQLVIYTAMAALMFLVLFLRGESTAGDLVAYITAAGLLPKPIRQLSEVSSTIQKGLAGAESIFEQLDEEPEVDTGTIEKDRVEGRLEVRNLSFTYPGTEREVLSDISFTAEPGQMIALVGRSGSGKSTLAALIPRFYHHDQGQILLDGVEIENYRLRNLRRHVSQVTQHVTLFNDTVANNIAYGDLAGAPRADIEAAAADAYAKEFVDRLPKGFDTEVGENGVLLSGGQRQRLAIARALLKNAPLLILDEATSALDTESERHIQAALDHVMEGRTTLVIAHRLSTIEKADQILVMDQGRLVERGTHAELLAANGHYARLHAMGLDEPAKADIT from the coding sequence ATGGCCGAAACACCGCGATCGGCGGAACACACCTCCAGCCTGAAGATCTACTTCCGGCTGCTGAGCTATGTGAAACCCTATGTCGGCATTTTCCTGCTGAGCATCATCGGTTTCGTGATTTTCGCCTCGACCCAGCCGATGCTGGCTGGGATCCTCAAGTATTTCGTCGATGGGCTGAGCAACCCCGAAGCGGTGTTGTTCCCTAATGTCCCCTACCTGCGCGACCTGCAACTGCTGCAGGCGGTGCCGCTGCTGATCATCCTGATCGCTGCATGGCAGGGTTTGGGTTCGTTCCTCGGCAACTATTTCTTGGCCAAGGTTTCTCTATGCCTGGTGCACGACCTGCGCGTGGAACTGTTCAACAAACTGCTGGTACTGCCCAATCGCTACTTCGACAACCACAACTCCGGGCACCTGATTTCGCGCATCACCTTCAACGTGACCATGGTCACCGGGGCCGCCACCGATGCAATCAAGGTGGTTATCCGCGAAGGCCTGACGGTGGTGTTCCTGTTCGCCTACTTGCTGTGGATGAACTGGCACCTAACCTTGGTGATGGTCGCCATCTTGCCGGTGATCGCAGTAATGGTCAGCGTCGCCAGCAAGAAATTCCGCAAGCAGAGCAAGAAGATCCAGGTAGCCATGGGCGACGTTACCCACGTCGCCTCGGAAACCATCCAAGGCTACCGGGTGGTGCGCAGTTTCGGTGGCGAGGCCTACGAGCAGCAGCGTTTCGGCAAGGCCAGCCAGAGCAACACCGACAAACAGCTGCACATGACCAAGACCGGCTCGCTTTACACCCCGATGCTGCAGTTGGTGATCTATACCGCCATGGCCGCATTGATGTTCCTGGTGCTGTTCCTGCGCGGGGAGTCGACCGCTGGTGACCTGGTGGCCTATATCACCGCCGCCGGCCTGCTACCCAAGCCGATTCGGCAGTTGTCGGAAGTCAGCTCGACGATCCAGAAGGGCCTGGCAGGCGCCGAGAGCATCTTCGAGCAGTTGGATGAAGAGCCTGAAGTGGACACCGGCACCATTGAAAAGGACCGCGTGGAAGGGCGCCTGGAAGTGCGCAACCTGAGTTTCACCTACCCCGGTACCGAGCGCGAAGTGCTGAGCGACATCAGCTTTACCGCAGAGCCTGGGCAGATGATTGCCCTGGTCGGCCGCTCCGGCAGCGGCAAGTCGACCCTGGCGGCGCTGATCCCGCGCTTCTATCACCATGATCAGGGGCAGATCCTGCTCGATGGCGTGGAAATCGAAAACTACCGCCTGCGCAACCTGCGCCGCCACGTCTCGCAGGTGACCCAGCATGTCACCCTGTTCAACGACACCGTGGCCAACAACATCGCTTATGGCGACCTGGCCGGTGCCCCACGCGCTGACATCGAGGCGGCGGCTGCCGATGCCTACGCCAAGGAGTTCGTCGACCGTCTGCCCAAGGGCTTCGATACCGAGGTGGGTGAAAACGGTGTGCTGCTCTCCGGCGGCCAGCGCCAGCGCCTGGCGATTGCCCGTGCGTTGTTGAAAAACGCACCGCTGCTGATCCTCGATGAAGCCACCTCGGCACTGGACACTGAGTCCGAGCGGCATATCCAAGCGGCCCTGGATCATGTGATGGAGGGCCGTACCACGCTGGTCATCGCCCACCGCCTGTCGACCATCGAGAAGGCCGACCAGATCCTGGTCATGGACCAGGGCCGTCTGGTGGAACGCGGCACCCACGCCGAACTGCTCGCGGCCAATGGCCATTATGCCCGCCTGCATGCCATGGGCCTGGATGAACCGGCCAAGGCCGATATCACCTGA